In the genome of Tachysurus vachellii isolate PV-2020 chromosome 9, HZAU_Pvac_v1, whole genome shotgun sequence, one region contains:
- the LOC132851731 gene encoding E3 ubiquitin-protein ligase BRE1B-like, with the protein MPTDTVEWKKVIQDRIQDRIDADPSVQLTETPAISGDLPIINMSGPENHLKHICDIFDQLFNQVQENIQNRAAQRNLVAEIEELNVRIRELEDQLQIPGAEIEGLNVRIRELEDRLQILQRQLSEEVRRNATEDEGAAAQNNPEDDVEELRERIRELELENRRLRGLQDD; encoded by the exons ATGCCAACTGACACTGTAGAGTGGAAGAAGGTGATTCAGGACAGGATTCAGGACAGAATAGATGCTGACCCTTCTGTTCAGCTGACGGAGACACCTGCTATAAGTGGTGATTTACCAATCATAAACATGTCTGGTCCTGAGAATCACCTTAAACATATCTGTGACATTTTTGATCAGCTCTTTAATCAGGTGCAGGAAAACATTCAGAACAGAGCAGCACAGAGGAACCTTGTGGCTGAGATTGAGGAACTCAATGTGAGAATCAGGGAGCTGGAAGATCAATTACAGATCCCTGGGGCTGAGATTGAGGGACTCAATGTGAGAATCAGGGAGCTGGAAGATCGATTACAGATCCTTCAAAGACAATTG TCTGAAGAGGTTAGGAGAAACGCAACGGAAGATGAAGGAGCAGCAGCCCAAAACAACCCAGAGGATGATGTTGAGGAGCTCAGAGAGAGAATCAGGGAGCTGGAACTGGAAAACAGAAGACTTCGTGGGCTTCAAGACGATTAG
- the LOC132851732 gene encoding uncharacterized protein LOC132851732, producing the protein MYDGVDEDGMNEAQKKAHRDETLLNNPDVLFRIYQQGRLHVLLFMPTDTEEWKKVIQDRIRDRSRADPSVQLTERRDIKGDLPIINMSGPEDHLEYICDIFDQLYNQVQENIQNRAAPQRNLVAEIEGLNVRIREPEDQVQIPGAEIEELNVRIRELEDRLQILQRQLSEEVRRNATEDEGAEAQNNPEDDVEELRERIRELELENRKLRGLQDD; encoded by the exons ATGTACGACGGAGTTGATGAAGATGGAATGAACgaagcacaaaaaaaagcacacagagaTGAAACTCTTCTAAATAATCCAGATGTTCTATTCAGAATCTATCAACAGGGAAGACTCCATGTGCTGCTCTTCATGCCAACTGACACAGAAGAGTGGAAGAAGGTGATTCAGGACAGGATTCGGGACAGAAGCAGAGCTGACCCTTCTGTTCAGCTGACGGAGAGACGTGATATAAAGGGTGATTTACCAATCATAAACATGTCTGGTCCTGAGGATCACCTCGAATATATCTGTGACATTTTTGATCAGCTCTATAATCAGGTGCAGGAAAACATTCAGAACAGAGCAGCACCACAGAGGAACCTTGTGGCTGAGATTGAGGGACTCAATGTGAGAATCAGGGAGCCGGAAGATCAAGTACAGATCCCTGGGGCTGAGATTGAGGAACTCAATGTGAGAATCAGGGAGCTGGAAGATCGATTACAGATCCTTCAAAGACAATTG TCTGAAGAGGTTAGGAGAAACGCAACGGAAGATGAAGGAGCAGAAGCCCAAAACAACCCAGAGGATGATGTTGAGGAGCTCAGAGAGAGAATCAGGGAGCTGGAACTGGAAAACAGAAAACTTCGTGGGCTTCAAGACGATTAG
- the LOC132851730 gene encoding uncharacterized protein LOC132851730 has translation MAENRVREPGQRHDWNRVRDMYNGVDEHGMNKTQRKFHRDETLHRNPDVLFRIYQQGRLHVLLFMPTDTVEWINVIHDRIQDRIQDRIQDRIQDRIQDRRETDPSFQLTERRAIRGLLPIINMSGPENHLEHICDIFDQLFNQVQENIRNRAAERNLVAEIEGLNVRIRELEDQLQIPGAEIEELNVRIREPEDQVQILQRQLPEEVRRNATEDEGAAAQNNPEDDVEALRERIRELELENRKLRELQDD, from the exons ATGGCAGAGAACCGGGTCAGGGAACCGGGTCAGAGACATGACTGGAACCGGGTCAGAGACATGTACAACGGAGTTGATGAACATGgaatgaacaaaacacaaagaaaattcCACAGAGATGAAACTCTtcacagaaatccagatgttttATTCAGAATCTATCAACAGGGAAGACTCCATGTGCTGCTCTTCATGCCAACTGACACTGTAGAGTGGATAAATGTGATTCATGACAGGATTCAGGACAGGATTCAGGACAGGATTCAGGACAGGATTCAGGACAGGATTCAGGACAGAAGAGAAACTGACCCTTCTTTTCAGCTGACGGAGAGACGTGCTATAAGGGGTCTTTTACCAATCATAAACATGTCTGGTCCTGAGAATCACCTTGAACATATCTGTGACATTTTTGATCAGCTCTTTAATCAGGTGCAGGAAAACATTCGGAACAGAGCAGCAGAGAGGAACCTTGTGGCTGAGATTGAGGGACTCAATGTGAGAATCAGGGAGCTGGAAGATCAATTACAGATCCCTGGGGCTGAGATTGAGGAACTCAATGTGAGAATCAGGGAGCCGGAAGATCAAGTACAGATCCTTCAAAGACAATTG CCTGAAGAGGTTAGGAGAAACGCAACGGAAGATGAAGGAGCAGCAGCCCAAAACAACCCAGAGGATGATGTTGAGGCGCTCAGAGAGAGAATCAGGGAGCTGGAACTGGAAAACAGAAAACTTCGTGAGCTTCAAGACGATTAG